In Pengzhenrongella sicca, a single genomic region encodes these proteins:
- a CDS encoding PKD domain-containing protein — translation MRRDLGFLVAAAALVALAGLPAADSSRSQIRAQAAAAERTVHFTAAGDYASGPQTQSVLATIASLEPDLHLALGGLSYVAGTEQAWCDGVVDQVGAGFPVELVAGTGEADGTAGHIADFAACLPNQLPGVVGTYGRQWYVDMPARDPLVRFVLISPGLTFPDGTDAYALGDARYTWTANAIDGARAASIPWVVVGMHQPCLTTASRTCGAGADLLNLLVTKQVDLVLAGHEHLYERTKQLALAPRCVALVPGSADPDCVADGDATLVKGAGTVLVTVGTGGIAQNPQDREDTEAPYFAAASGRDTAAWGVLDVRATPTALFADFVRSAGSTFTDSFAIRPAGPDQNSPPVASFTSSCDLLTCTVDAAGSTDPDGTIDGFAWSFGDGSTGAGASTTHEYAAAGTYAITLTVTDSSVRTGSALRIIEVAPTVTGVLAADSFERDVAAGFGSAVTGGDWTVTEGAAVTGGAGRLTLTSKGAVVGARLPAVNGTTATTRLTETWDRRPDGSGGWLVVRGRITPGGEYRLRIGHKSDGEITARIVRTDAAGAETAVTPEQTVPLLAYTGGTRIAASFEVTGTGPTGLRAKVWAADEPEPAGWLIDTADATPELQVPGHPGVAAVLSGATTNVPVTVSLDDLTVVGPGGAPAPTG, via the coding sequence ATGCGTCGGGACCTGGGCTTTCTTGTCGCCGCCGCGGCACTCGTCGCGCTCGCGGGGCTGCCGGCCGCGGATTCCTCCCGCTCGCAGATCCGGGCGCAGGCCGCGGCCGCCGAGCGCACGGTGCACTTCACGGCCGCGGGCGACTACGCCTCCGGCCCGCAGACGCAGTCGGTGCTCGCCACGATCGCGTCCCTAGAGCCCGACCTGCACCTCGCCCTCGGCGGGCTGTCCTACGTCGCGGGCACCGAGCAGGCCTGGTGTGACGGCGTCGTCGATCAGGTGGGGGCCGGCTTCCCGGTCGAGCTGGTCGCGGGCACGGGCGAGGCCGACGGCACGGCCGGCCACATCGCCGACTTCGCGGCCTGCTTGCCGAACCAGCTGCCGGGGGTCGTGGGGACGTACGGGCGCCAGTGGTACGTCGACATGCCGGCCCGTGACCCGCTCGTGCGCTTCGTGCTGATCTCTCCCGGGCTGACGTTCCCGGACGGCACCGACGCGTACGCCCTGGGCGACGCGCGCTACACCTGGACCGCAAACGCGATCGACGGGGCGCGGGCGGCGTCGATCCCGTGGGTCGTGGTGGGGATGCACCAGCCCTGCCTGACGACGGCGAGCCGCACGTGCGGCGCCGGCGCCGACCTGCTGAACCTCCTGGTGACCAAGCAGGTGGACCTGGTGCTCGCCGGGCACGAGCACCTCTACGAGCGCACGAAGCAGCTCGCCCTCGCGCCCCGGTGCGTCGCCCTCGTGCCGGGCTCGGCCGACCCGGACTGCGTCGCCGACGGCGACGCGACCCTCGTCAAGGGCGCCGGCACGGTCCTCGTCACGGTGGGCACGGGCGGCATCGCGCAGAACCCGCAAGACCGGGAGGACACCGAGGCCCCGTACTTCGCGGCCGCCAGCGGCCGCGACACGGCGGCCTGGGGCGTGCTCGACGTCCGGGCGACGCCGACCGCGCTGTTCGCCGACTTCGTCCGCTCCGCGGGCAGCACGTTCACGGACTCGTTCGCGATCCGGCCCGCGGGGCCGGACCAGAACTCGCCCCCCGTCGCGTCGTTCACCTCCAGCTGCGACCTGCTGACCTGCACGGTCGATGCCGCCGGCTCGACCGATCCCGACGGCACGATCGACGGCTTCGCCTGGAGCTTCGGCGACGGCTCGACCGGGGCCGGGGCGAGCACCACGCACGAGTACGCCGCCGCGGGGACGTACGCGATCACGCTCACGGTGACGGACTCGAGCGTGCGCACCGGCTCGGCGCTCCGGATCATCGAGGTCGCCCCCACCGTCACCGGGGTCCTCGCCGCCGACTCGTTCGAGCGCGACGTCGCGGCGGGGTTCGGGTCGGCCGTGACGGGCGGCGACTGGACGGTGACCGAGGGGGCGGCCGTCACGGGCGGCGCCGGCCGCCTGACGCTCACGAGCAAGGGCGCCGTCGTCGGGGCCCGCCTGCCGGCGGTGAACGGCACGACGGCAACCACCCGACTCACCGAGACCTGGGACCGGCGCCCGGACGGCTCGGGCGGCTGGCTGGTCGTGCGCGGCCGCATCACCCCCGGCGGCGAGTACCGGCTGCGGATCGGGCACAAGTCCGACGGCGAGATCACGGCCCGGATCGTGCGGACCGATGCCGCGGGGGCCGAGACCGCCGTGACGCCGGAGCAGACGGTCCCCCTCCTCGCCTACACGGGCGGCACCCGCATCGCGGCGTCGTTCGAGGTCACCGGCACGGGACCGACCGGCCTGCGGGCCAAGGTGTGGGCCGCCGACGAGCCGGAGCCCGCGGGCTGGCTGATCGACACCGCGGACGCGACCCCGGAGCTGCAGGTCCCGGGGCACCCCGGCGTGGCCGCCGTCCTGTCGGGCGCGACCACCAACGTCCCGGTCACCGTGTCCCTGGACGACCTGACGGTCGTCGGCCCCGGCGGCGCGCCCGCGCCGACCGGCTAG
- the cofC gene encoding 2-phospho-L-lactate guanylyltransferase, giving the protein MSTVTMAAPTSAPPWALVVPLKLATDAKSRLAGHLSPGRRLELALAMLGDTIEAAAAATGVDHLVVVTADAAMAAAATAAAGGLATDLVDEPDPPGLNAAVRAGIRAARAGRPAHAVGVLLGDLPALRPAELSAALALAARHRLALVPDAGGTGTTLLTALAGVAVAPAFGPGSARRHAAGGHVVVAVPARSGLVRDVDVPADIAAVLALGVGHRTARVLRGYTG; this is encoded by the coding sequence ATGTCCACCGTGACCATGGCCGCACCGACGAGCGCGCCGCCCTGGGCCCTCGTCGTCCCGCTCAAGCTCGCGACGGACGCGAAGTCGCGGCTCGCGGGCCACCTCTCGCCCGGCCGCCGGCTCGAGCTCGCGCTCGCGATGCTGGGGGACACCATCGAGGCCGCCGCGGCCGCGACCGGCGTCGACCACCTCGTCGTCGTGACCGCGGACGCCGCGATGGCCGCGGCCGCGACGGCCGCCGCCGGGGGTCTGGCCACGGACCTCGTCGACGAGCCCGATCCGCCGGGCCTGAACGCGGCGGTCCGGGCCGGGATCCGCGCGGCCCGCGCCGGCCGGCCCGCGCACGCGGTCGGGGTGCTGCTCGGGGACCTGCCCGCGCTGCGGCCGGCCGAGCTCTCGGCCGCGCTCGCGCTCGCGGCCCGGCACCGGCTCGCTCTGGTGCCGGACGCGGGTGGCACCGGCACGACGCTCCTGACCGCGCTGGCCGGGGTGGCGGTCGCGCCGGCGTTCGGCCCGGGCTCGGCGCGGCGGCACGCGGCGGGCGGCCACGTCGTCGTCGCGGTGCCCGCCCGCTCGGGCCTCGTGCGCGACGTCGACGTCCCGGCCGACATCGCGGCGGTGCTCGCGCTCGGGGTCGGCCACCGCACCGCCCGAGTGCTGCGCGGCTACACCGGCTAG
- the cofD gene encoding 2-phospho-L-lactate transferase, which translates to MTAGPLRITVLSGGVGGARFTRGLLACLGERLPDGEGGTTAQVTVIANTGDDLWLHGVRVCPDLDTLMYTLGGAIHEGQGWGRVAETSRVSTDLAAYDVGGEWFTLGDLDLATHLARTQLLREGRTLSEVTAHLCRRWRPGVRLLPMSDQEVETHVLIEGLTGGERLLHFEEWWVRHRAALPARRFVQVGLERASAAPGVIDALLGADVVVLPPSNPVVSVGTILAVRGVRAALVATSAPVVGISPIVGGAAVRGMADQCLRAIGVETSAAAVARHYGRRGHGGVLDAWLVDAVDAGDARDLAAQGWTVEAAPTLMTDVAATARIADRALRLVGI; encoded by the coding sequence GTGACGGCCGGGCCGCTCAGGATCACGGTGCTCTCGGGCGGCGTCGGCGGCGCGCGCTTCACGCGCGGGCTGCTCGCCTGCCTGGGCGAGCGGCTGCCCGACGGCGAGGGCGGGACGACCGCACAGGTGACCGTCATCGCCAACACCGGCGACGACCTGTGGCTGCACGGGGTGCGGGTGTGCCCCGACCTCGACACGCTCATGTACACGCTCGGCGGCGCCATCCACGAGGGCCAGGGCTGGGGCCGCGTCGCCGAGACCAGCCGGGTCTCGACGGACCTCGCGGCCTACGACGTCGGCGGCGAGTGGTTCACCCTCGGCGACCTCGACCTCGCGACCCACCTCGCGCGCACGCAGCTGCTGCGCGAGGGTCGCACGCTCTCGGAGGTCACCGCGCACCTGTGCCGCCGCTGGCGGCCCGGGGTCCGGCTGCTGCCGATGTCCGACCAGGAGGTCGAGACGCACGTCCTGATCGAGGGCCTGACCGGCGGCGAGCGCCTGCTGCACTTCGAGGAGTGGTGGGTCCGCCATCGCGCGGCGCTGCCCGCCCGGCGCTTCGTCCAGGTCGGGCTCGAGCGCGCGAGTGCCGCTCCGGGCGTGATCGACGCGCTGCTCGGCGCCGACGTCGTCGTGCTGCCGCCGTCCAACCCCGTCGTCTCGGTCGGGACGATCCTCGCGGTGCGGGGCGTCCGCGCGGCCCTCGTCGCGACGTCGGCGCCCGTGGTCGGGATCTCCCCGATCGTGGGCGGCGCGGCCGTGCGCGGGATGGCTGACCAGTGCCTGCGGGCGATCGGCGTCGAGACCTCGGCCGCGGCGGTGGCCCGGCACTACGGGCGGCGCGGCCACGGCGGGGTGCTCGACGCCTGGCTCGTCGACGCCGTCGACGCGGGTGACGCGCGCGACCTCGCCGCGCAGGGCTGGACCGTCGAGGCGGCCCCGACCCTCATGACGGATGTGGCCGCCACCGCGCGGATCGCCGACCGGGCGCTGCGCCTCGTCGGCATCTGA
- a CDS encoding putative F420-0 ABC transporter ATP-binding protein, with protein MELTLTGVGTRLGGRWVLDGIDATPPAGHLTGLLGPNGAGKTTLLRLIAGLLTPECGAVLVADRSADPAGAVASGTGGTTARPVDSLTRRARARRIALLEQESTSAVPLTVREVVALGRIPYRTLWGADSDDGAVDRALGHANAAHLADRPWSQLSGGEQQRVHIARALAQEPELLLLDEPTNHLDVSAQLSLLAFVRDLGTTSVAALHDLNLAAAFCEHVLVLSAGRLAAAGHPRDVLRPELVREVYGVDCDVLTHPRTGRPVIAFAEPLPTTAPGVPR; from the coding sequence ATGGAGCTGACCCTGACCGGCGTGGGCACCCGCCTCGGCGGGCGCTGGGTGCTCGACGGCATCGACGCCACGCCGCCGGCCGGGCACCTCACCGGCCTGCTCGGGCCCAACGGCGCAGGCAAGACGACGCTGCTGCGCCTGATCGCCGGGCTCCTGACCCCCGAGTGCGGCGCGGTGCTCGTCGCCGATCGGAGCGCCGACCCGGCTGGCGCGGTTGCGAGCGGCACGGGCGGCACGACCGCGCGGCCCGTCGACAGCCTCACGCGCCGCGCGCGGGCCCGGCGGATCGCGCTGCTCGAGCAGGAGTCGACGAGCGCGGTGCCGCTCACCGTCCGCGAGGTGGTCGCGCTCGGCCGGATCCCGTACCGCACGCTGTGGGGCGCCGACTCCGACGACGGCGCGGTCGACCGCGCGCTCGGCCACGCCAACGCCGCGCACCTCGCCGACCGGCCCTGGTCGCAGCTGTCGGGGGGCGAGCAGCAGCGCGTGCACATCGCCCGCGCGCTCGCGCAGGAGCCCGAGCTGCTCCTGCTCGACGAGCCGACCAACCACCTGGACGTGAGCGCGCAGCTGAGCCTGCTCGCGTTCGTCCGCGACCTCGGGACCACGTCGGTCGCGGCCCTGCACGACCTGAACCTCGCGGCGGCGTTCTGCGAGCACGTGCTCGTGCTGTCCGCGGGCCGGCTCGCCGCCGCCGGGCACCCGCGCGACGTGCTGCGGCCGGAGCTCGTGCGCGAGGTCTACGGCGTCGACTGCGATGTGCTCACCCACCCGCGCACGGGCCGGCCCGTCATCGCGTTCGCCGAGCCGCTGCCCACGACCGCGCCGGGGGTGCCGCGGTGA
- a CDS encoding putative F420-0 ABC transporter permease subunit: MARTRSARTADAGRGAAGAPWRPPLAALVAVVGAVLVATVLVTVTIGPADIAVTDVARSIARHLGLGGIGGEPVPRLLDAIVWDLRLPRVLTAAAVGAGLALSGAVMQSLTRNSLADPYLLGLSSGASLGAVAVLIVGVGVLLPVAAFAGALLALAATLSLARTGGILTPGRAVLAGLAISQLCAAGTSFVIFWTATGDSYREILSWLMGSIAGATWASVAISGIALLGVGAVLLAAAGRLDAFAFGDTAAAALGIDVERTRWTLMTLVALLTGAMVAVSGAIGFVGLVLPHAVSVVTGPGHRRLLPVAALCGAVFLIWADTAARTIFDPRELPVGIITALIGVPVFAVLLRRGRGAAWS, translated from the coding sequence GTGGCCCGCACCCGTTCCGCCCGCACCGCCGACGCCGGACGCGGCGCCGCCGGCGCGCCGTGGCGTCCCCCGCTGGCCGCCCTCGTGGCGGTCGTCGGCGCGGTGCTGGTGGCGACGGTGCTGGTCACGGTCACGATCGGACCGGCGGACATCGCTGTGACCGACGTCGCGCGGAGCATCGCGAGGCACCTCGGGCTGGGCGGCATCGGGGGCGAGCCCGTCCCGCGCCTGCTCGACGCGATCGTGTGGGACCTGCGCCTGCCGCGCGTGCTCACGGCGGCGGCCGTCGGGGCCGGCCTGGCGCTGTCCGGGGCAGTCATGCAGAGCCTGACCCGGAACTCCCTCGCCGACCCGTACCTGCTCGGGCTGTCCTCGGGCGCCTCGCTCGGCGCGGTCGCCGTGCTCATCGTCGGGGTGGGCGTCCTTCTGCCGGTCGCCGCGTTCGCGGGCGCGCTGCTCGCGCTCGCCGCGACGCTCTCGCTCGCGCGCACGGGCGGCATCCTCACGCCCGGGCGCGCCGTGCTCGCGGGTCTGGCCATCTCGCAGCTGTGCGCCGCCGGCACGTCCTTCGTCATCTTCTGGACGGCCACCGGCGACTCCTACCGGGAGATCCTCAGCTGGCTGATGGGGTCGATCGCCGGCGCCACCTGGGCGTCGGTCGCGATCTCGGGGATCGCGCTGCTCGGGGTCGGCGCGGTGCTGCTCGCGGCGGCGGGGCGGCTCGACGCGTTCGCGTTCGGGGACACCGCGGCCGCGGCGCTCGGCATCGACGTCGAGCGCACCCGCTGGACGCTGATGACGCTCGTGGCGCTCCTGACCGGCGCGATGGTCGCTGTGAGCGGGGCGATCGGCTTCGTCGGGCTCGTGCTGCCCCACGCCGTGTCGGTCGTCACAGGCCCCGGGCACCGCCGGCTGCTGCCGGTCGCGGCGCTGTGCGGCGCCGTCTTCCTGATCTGGGCCGACACCGCGGCGCGCACGATCTTCGACCCGCGCGAGCTGCCCGTCGGCATCATCACGGCGCTCATCGGGGTGCCTGTCTTCGCGGTGCTCCTGCGCCGCGGCCGGGGCGCGGCATGGAGCTGA
- a CDS encoding putative F420-0 ABC transporter substrate-binding protein — MTPPRPAPARGTGRARTADAERTAHRRAHRAARRWSAGVAAAAVAIAVAGCSSASGETSPTPDASAVAATFTPVTVDNCGTEVTVTAPPTKVVTIKSTSTEMLLALGLGDSIVGTAFADGPVPADYEADAADLTVLSEQVPGKEALLEVAPDFVYAGWESNFSADGAGDRAELAGLGIGTYVSPAACKEEGYKPDPLTFDGVFDEIREVADLFGVTDRAEELIAAQEAQLAAVEPPAEPTTALWYSSGTDTPYVGAGIGAPQMILAAAGLTNIFADVHDTWTSAGWEQVVAADPDVIVLVDASWNTAAKKIELLEANPATSQLTAVREHRYLTVPFPAAEAGVRNADAVVSLSEQLATLTPAG, encoded by the coding sequence ATGACGCCCCCTCGCCCCGCCCCCGCACGCGGCACCGGCCGTGCGCGCACCGCCGACGCCGAGCGCACCGCCCACCGCAGGGCCCACCGCGCCGCCCGGCGCTGGTCGGCCGGCGTCGCGGCCGCGGCCGTCGCCATCGCGGTCGCCGGGTGCTCGTCCGCCTCGGGCGAGACGTCCCCGACCCCGGACGCGTCGGCCGTCGCGGCGACGTTCACCCCCGTCACCGTCGACAACTGCGGCACCGAGGTCACGGTCACGGCTCCCCCGACGAAGGTCGTGACGATCAAGTCGACGTCGACCGAGATGCTGCTCGCGCTCGGCCTCGGCGACTCGATCGTCGGCACCGCCTTCGCGGACGGCCCCGTGCCGGCGGACTACGAGGCCGACGCCGCCGACCTCACCGTGCTGTCGGAGCAGGTCCCCGGCAAGGAGGCGCTGCTCGAGGTCGCGCCCGACTTCGTCTATGCCGGCTGGGAGTCCAACTTCTCCGCCGACGGCGCGGGCGACCGGGCCGAGCTCGCCGGGCTCGGCATCGGCACGTACGTCTCCCCCGCCGCGTGCAAGGAAGAGGGCTACAAGCCCGACCCGCTCACGTTCGACGGCGTGTTCGACGAGATCCGCGAGGTCGCCGACCTCTTCGGGGTCACCGACCGCGCCGAGGAGCTCATCGCCGCGCAGGAGGCCCAGCTCGCCGCGGTCGAGCCGCCGGCCGAGCCGACGACCGCGCTCTGGTACAGCTCCGGCACGGACACCCCGTACGTCGGCGCGGGCATCGGCGCGCCGCAGATGATCCTGGCGGCCGCCGGGCTCACCAACATCTTCGCGGACGTGCACGACACCTGGACCTCGGCCGGCTGGGAGCAGGTCGTGGCCGCCGATCCCGACGTCATCGTGCTGGTCGACGCGAGCTGGAACACCGCGGCGAAGAAGATCGAGCTGCTCGAGGCGAACCCCGCGACGAGCCAGCTCACCGCGGTGCGCGAGCACCGCTACCTCACGGTGCCGTTCCCCGCGGCCGAGGCGGGCGTCCGCAACGCCGACGCCGTCGTGAGCCTGTCCGAGCAGCTCGCCACGCTCACCCCGGCGGGCTGA
- a CDS encoding aminoglycoside phosphotransferase family protein, producing MTSVPGGLRRSVAGAEGGDAWLQALPDLVVRAVERWQLVLGPPFEDGMAAWTAPVRTSTGVAAVLKISYPHLEARYEAAALRAWAGSGAVRILDAHAGDWALLLARCTPGGSLREARPDGLEQVRIGAELMQRMAAREVPAGAPFPALERVAAGLADLASERIERFVGSAPIPLDRGLLEHGVDLLRTLPLDAPRVGLAHGDLNPGNILRDGSGGAARWVAIDPKAVFGDLAWDPWPLITQVGDWTAAVTPAVELVARTRLLADLTGLDPARVAAWSTARGVESALWAASRGWWTGFRGADGDLARARAWANAATMLGAG from the coding sequence ATGACGTCCGTGCCGGGGGGGCTTCGGCGCTCCGTTGCGGGCGCCGAGGGCGGCGACGCGTGGCTCCAGGCGCTCCCGGACCTGGTGGTCCGCGCGGTTGAGCGCTGGCAGCTCGTCCTCGGCCCGCCGTTCGAGGACGGCATGGCGGCGTGGACCGCCCCGGTGCGGACCTCGACCGGCGTCGCGGCGGTGCTGAAGATCTCCTATCCTCACCTCGAGGCGCGGTACGAGGCGGCGGCGCTGCGGGCGTGGGCCGGCAGCGGCGCGGTGCGGATCCTCGACGCGCACGCCGGCGACTGGGCGCTGCTGCTCGCGCGCTGCACGCCCGGCGGCTCGCTGCGCGAGGCGCGGCCCGACGGCCTCGAGCAGGTCCGGATCGGCGCCGAGCTGATGCAGCGGATGGCCGCGCGCGAGGTGCCGGCCGGCGCGCCGTTCCCCGCCCTGGAGCGGGTCGCGGCCGGGCTCGCCGACCTCGCGAGCGAGCGGATCGAGCGGTTCGTCGGCTCGGCGCCGATCCCGCTGGACCGGGGCCTGCTCGAGCACGGCGTCGACCTCCTGCGCACCCTGCCGCTCGACGCCCCGCGCGTCGGGCTCGCGCACGGCGACCTCAACCCCGGCAACATCCTGCGCGACGGCTCGGGTGGCGCGGCGCGCTGGGTCGCGATCGACCCCAAGGCGGTGTTCGGCGACCTCGCGTGGGATCCGTGGCCCCTGATCACGCAGGTCGGCGACTGGACGGCAGCCGTGACGCCCGCGGTCGAGCTGGTGGCGCGAACCCGCCTGCTGGCCGACCTGACGGGCCTCGACCCCGCGCGGGTCGCGGCCTGGTCGACCGCCCGCGGGGTCGAGTCAGCGCTGTGGGCCGCGAGCCGGGGCTGGTGGACGGGCTTCAGAGGCGCCGACGGCGACCTCGCCCGCGCCCGCGCGTGGGCGAACGCGGCGACGATGCTCGGCGCCGGCTGA
- a CDS encoding SCO1664 family protein, protein MTSGEVDLAAGELALVGRIATASNATFVGRIGPLMVVYKPVAGEQPLWDFPDGSLARRESAAHLVSEALGWNVVPVTCLRDGPHGPGMVQLWQDPDRDQDPIDVVPAAAVPPDGWRAVFQGRDEQDRPVALIHEDSAELRRMAVFDVVVNNADRKGGHILPMPDGHRYGVDHGVTFHVEHKLRTVLWGWVGEALRPGELAGVERVRADLDGDLGRRLSGLLSEEELVALAARCDRLLASGRFPGPEGAMPAFPWPFF, encoded by the coding sequence GTGACCTCCGGCGAGGTCGACCTCGCCGCCGGTGAGCTCGCGCTCGTCGGGCGCATCGCCACCGCGTCGAACGCGACGTTCGTCGGCCGCATCGGGCCGCTGATGGTCGTCTACAAGCCGGTCGCCGGCGAGCAACCCCTGTGGGACTTCCCGGACGGGTCCCTCGCACGCCGCGAGTCGGCGGCGCACCTGGTCTCCGAGGCGCTCGGGTGGAACGTCGTGCCGGTCACCTGCCTGCGCGACGGGCCGCACGGGCCGGGCATGGTGCAGCTCTGGCAGGACCCGGACCGCGACCAGGACCCGATCGACGTCGTCCCGGCGGCCGCCGTGCCGCCGGACGGCTGGCGCGCCGTGTTTCAGGGCAGGGACGAGCAGGACCGACCGGTGGCCCTCATCCACGAGGACTCCGCCGAGCTGCGCCGGATGGCCGTGTTCGACGTCGTCGTCAACAACGCCGACCGCAAGGGCGGCCACATCCTCCCGATGCCCGACGGCCACCGCTACGGGGTGGACCACGGCGTCACCTTCCACGTGGAGCACAAGCTGCGCACGGTCCTGTGGGGATGGGTGGGCGAGGCGCTGCGCCCCGGCGAGCTGGCGGGGGTGGAGAGGGTCCGCGCGGACCTGGACGGCGACCTCGGCCGACGCCTGTCCGGGCTGCTCAGCGAGGAGGAGCTGGTCGCCCTCGCCGCCCGCTGCGACCGGCTGCTCGCCTCGGGTCGCTTCCCCGGCCCCGAGGGCGCGATGCCCGCGTTCCCGTGGCCGTTCTTCTGA
- a CDS encoding DUF3090 domain-containing protein, with protein sequence MPALVHEFAWPDRVVVGTVGRPGSRTFYLQVRDGARSASVALEKQQSQLLAEKIDEMLDALMADDGNRYSVPAQTPAELVDNEPLDQPVEEQFRTGSIRLGWDPTTAQVVLEAYPLDLADDEGPEESAPGLDTAEPSEVLLVRMPVGTARAFVQRTRQVVRSGRPACPRCGQPIDEDGHVCGPPDPS encoded by the coding sequence ATGCCCGCCCTCGTCCACGAGTTCGCCTGGCCCGACCGCGTCGTCGTCGGCACGGTCGGCCGCCCCGGATCGCGCACCTTCTACCTGCAGGTGCGCGACGGCGCGCGAAGCGCCAGCGTCGCGCTGGAGAAGCAGCAGTCCCAGCTGCTCGCCGAGAAGATCGACGAGATGCTCGACGCGCTGATGGCCGACGACGGCAACCGCTACAGCGTGCCCGCCCAGACGCCCGCCGAGCTCGTCGACAACGAGCCTTTGGACCAGCCCGTCGAGGAGCAGTTCCGCACCGGGTCCATCCGGCTGGGCTGGGACCCCACGACCGCGCAGGTCGTCCTCGAGGCGTACCCGCTCGACCTCGCCGACGACGAGGGCCCCGAGGAATCCGCACCTGGCCTCGACACCGCCGAACCGAGCGAGGTGCTGCTCGTCCGGATGCCCGTGGGGACCGCGCGGGCCTTCGTCCAGCGCACCCGGCAGGTCGTCCGGTCGGGGCGACCCGCGTGCCCGCGCTGCGGGCAGCCGATCGATGAGGACGGCCACGTCTGCGGCCCGCCCGACCCGTCGTGA
- a CDS encoding MSMEG_4193 family putative phosphomutase: protein MATVILVRHGRTSANSAGILAGRAAGVSLDVVGREQSARTARRLAVVPLVAVVSSPLERCQQTAQLILAHQANPPVIELEADLTECDYGQWQGRALSELAREPLWSVVQTRPSAAEFPGGESMAAMQARSVAAIARHDAALEAEHGAGSVWVAVAHGDIIKAIVADALGLDLDNFQRLHASPASVSIVRYGTSRPEVVATNTQFHDLSWLRTLGPVADAPVGGGAGPGSVPDDAERATS, encoded by the coding sequence ATGGCCACAGTCATCCTCGTCCGGCACGGTCGTACCAGCGCCAACTCCGCGGGCATCTTGGCCGGGCGGGCCGCGGGGGTGAGCCTCGACGTCGTCGGGCGCGAGCAGTCCGCGCGGACCGCGCGTCGACTCGCGGTGGTGCCGCTGGTCGCCGTGGTGTCGAGCCCCCTCGAGCGCTGCCAGCAGACGGCGCAGCTCATCCTGGCGCACCAGGCGAACCCGCCGGTGATCGAGCTGGAGGCCGACCTGACCGAGTGCGACTACGGGCAGTGGCAGGGCCGGGCGCTGAGCGAGCTCGCGCGCGAGCCGCTGTGGTCGGTCGTCCAGACCAGGCCTTCGGCGGCCGAGTTCCCGGGCGGCGAGTCGATGGCGGCGATGCAGGCGCGATCCGTGGCCGCCATCGCGCGCCACGACGCCGCGCTCGAGGCGGAGCACGGCGCGGGCTCCGTGTGGGTCGCGGTCGCCCACGGCGACATCATCAAGGCCATCGTGGCCGACGCGCTCGGCCTGGACCTGGACAACTTCCAGCGCCTGCACGCCAGCCCCGCGTCCGTCTCGATCGTGCGGTACGGGACCAGCCGACCCGAGGTCGTGGCCACGAACACGCAGTTCCACGACCTGTCGTGGCTGCGCACCCTCGGCCCGGTCGCCGACGCGCCGGTCGGCGGCGGGGCCGGCCCCGGGTCCGTTCCGGACGACGCGGAGCGCGCCACCTCCTAA